A single genomic interval of Lynx canadensis isolate LIC74 chromosome A2, mLynCan4.pri.v2, whole genome shotgun sequence harbors:
- the SBNO2 gene encoding protein strawberry notch homolog 2, whose translation MLAVGPAMDGEFPQHEPPPAGGILYSPPPLQTPLCGSGVQNTMLHYPWWSSFSPTPYPAFSSESHQFMNSTSFIVSQPCADTSCGPSAATPSFLPKTGDFPQDSTYLDDLSNASIFSSSVDSLSDIADTPDFLPADSLSQVPTIWDVSTGPSAQDKPGKRTDRGGTFCERSCGGQAPTSLPPLARRPHSALLGTFPRRQRPRPRRRRAGPGKSGARHGASRGTGSARGSLARSLPLTAMVATPAPSCVRAEGPPSGPLLPVENVGFMPPWLMDPPPRHSFACQVLGSLGPDSGAQSLPGVTAVGDVGRVLALFICVMGILACCSNEPAGGQQGGGRKTTWCPPPPAGDRVRGLGEALPPPTSCLQAHVHCPLQLLLPRGPWTGVEDPVSSLSSTPLLVSYQSQSQPEEEEEAEEEEGDELGHAETYADYVPSKSKIGKQHPDRVVETSTLSSVPPPDITYTLALPASDSGALSALQLEAITYACQQHEVLLPSGQRAGFLIGDGAGVGKGRTVAGIILENFLRGRKKSLWFSVSNDLKYDAERDLRDIDAPGIAVHALSKIKYGDNTTSEGVLFATYSALIGESQAGGQHRTRIRQILEWCGETFDGVIVFDECHKAKNASSTKMGKAVLDLQNKLPLARVVYASATGASEPRNMIYMSRLGIWGDGTPFRTFEEFLHAIEKRGVGAMEIVAMDMKVSGMYIARQLSFSGVTFRIEEIPLAPAFERVYNRAALLWAEALGVFQQAADWIGLESRKSLWGQFWSAHQRFFKYLCVAAKVHRLVELAREELARDKCVVIGLQSTGEARTREVLDQKDGQLDCFVSAAEGVFLSLIQKHFPSTKRKRERGVGSKRKRRPRGRGAKAPRLVCEVAGVIRISDDSSTESDAGLDSDFHSSPESVLDDDVVILDAIGLPADDRGPLCPLQRDPHGPGVLERVERLRQDLLAKVRALGRELPVNTLDELIDQLGGPEHVAEMTGRKGRVVSRPDGTVAFESRAEQGLSIDHVNLREKERFMSGEKLVAIISEASSSGISLQADRRVQNQRRRVHMTLELPWSADRAIQQFGRTHRSNQVSAPEYVFLISALAGERRFASIVAKRLESLGALTHGDRRATESRDLSKYNFENKYGARALSCVLTTILSQTENKVPLPQGYPGGDAAFFRDMKQGLLSVGIGGRESRSGCLDVEKDCSITKFLNRILGLEVHKQNALFQYFSDTFDHLIDVDKKEGKYDMGILDLAPGVDEIYEESQQVFLAPGHPQDGQVVFYKISVDRGLKWDEAYAKSLELTGPHDGFYLSYKVRDNKPSCLLAEQNRGKHFTVYKPNVGRQSQLETFDSLCRKFHWVTAEEAREHWENSYAFSLTHCSHTAWNRHCRLVQEGKDCVQGLRLRHHYMLCGALLRVWGRIAAVMADVTSSSYLQIVRLKTKDQKKQVGIKIPEGCVRRVLQELQLMDDDVKRKHARGRGLPAPPPPPALRPLELPCGPGEVLDLTYSPPAQAFPQPPPFAFPPPDPVPVPGGLPLGAPDSAADAAAAALAHQRRDINFKEVLEDMLRSFNAGPGAGAAGAPAGSGGPERQSVIQFGPPFPSS comes from the exons GACTCCACGTACCTCGACGACCTCTCCAACGCCTCCATCTTCTCCTCGTCCGTGGACTCCCTCTCAGACATCGCGGACACGCCTGACTTCCTGCCGGCTGACAGCCTCAGCCAGGTGCCCACCATCTGGGATGTGAGCACTGGCCCCTCCGCCCAGGACAAG CCCGGGAAACGCACGGACCGGGGCGGGACCTTCTGTGAAAGGTCCTGTGGCGGTCAGGCACCAACCTCGCTGCCTCCCCTGGCTCGGCGCCCACACTCTGCCCTGCTGGGGACCTTCCCCAGGAG GCAGCGTCCACGGCCCAGACGCAGAAGAGCCGGGCCTGGGAAGTCTGGGGCCCGGCATGGGGCCAGCAGAGGGACGGGAAGTGCCCGAGGCAGCCTGGCGCGGTCCCTGCCCTTGACAGCCATGGTGGCGACCCCGGCCCCCTCCTGCGTCCGGGCCGAAGGCCCTCCGAGCGGCCCACTGCTCCCGGTGGAGAAC GTGGGCTTCATGCCCCCATGGCTGATGGACCCCCCGCCCAGGCACAGCTTTGCCTGTCAGGTTCTTGGTTCCCTTGGACCAGACTCAGGTGCTCAGTCTCTGCCGGGTGTGACTGCGGTTGGGGACGTGGGACGTGTCCTTGCTCTGTTTATCTGTGTGATGGGAATTCTAGCCTGTTGCTCAAACGAACCAGCTGGcgggcagcagggagggggcaggaagaccacgtggtgccccccccccccggccggaGACCGGGTCAGGGGGCTCGGGGAGGCGCTTCCCCCCCCCACGTCTTGTCTGCAGGCTCATGTCCACTGTCCCCTCCAGCTGCTCCTGCCCCGCGGGCCGTGGACGGGCGTCGAGGACCCCGTGTCCTCTCTCTCCAGCACCCCGCTCCTCGTCAGCTACCAG TCTCAAAGTcagcctgaggaggaggaggaggcagaggaggaggagggggacgaGCTGGGCCACGCAGAGACCTACGCCGACTACGTGCCCTCCAAAT CCAAGATCGGGAAGCAGCACCCTGACCGCGTGGTGGAGACTAGCACACTGTCCAGTGTCCCACCGCCAGACATCACCTACACCCTCGCCCTGCCCGCCTCGGACAGCGGGGCCCTGTCTGCCCTGCAGCTGGAGGCCATCACCTACGCCTGCCAG CAACACGAGGTCCTGCTCCCCAGCGGGCAGCGGGCCGGCTTCCTCATTGGCGACGGTGCGGGCGTCGGCAAGGGGCGCACGGTGGCTGGCATCATCCTGGAGAATTTCCTGCGGGGCCGGAAGAAGTCACTGTG GTTCAGCGTCTCCAACGATCTCAAGTATGACGCGGAGCGCGACCTTCGGGACATCGACGCCCCCGGCATCGCGGTGCACGCGCTGAGCAAG ATCAAGTACGGCGACAACACTACCTCAGAGGGCGTCCTCTTTGCCACCTACTCCGCCCTGATCGGGGAGAGCCAGGCCGGCGGGCAGCACCGCACGCGCATCCGCCAGATCTTGGAGTGGTGCGGGGAGACCTTCGACGGAGTC ATCGTGTTCGACGAGTGTCACAAAGCCAAGAATGCCAGCTCCACGAAGATGGGCAAGGCTGTCCTGGATCTGCAGAACAAGCTGCCCCTGGCCAGGGTGGTCTACGCCAGCGCCACAG gtgcctctgagcCCCGGAACATGATCTACATGAGCCGCCTGGGCATCTGGGGGGACGGCACGCCCTTCCGAACCTTCGAGGAGTTTCTGCATGCCATCGAGAAGAG GGGCGTGGGCGCCATGGAGATCGTGGCCATGGACATGAAAGTCAGCGGCATGTACATCGCACGCCAGCTCAGCTTCTCCGGCGTCACCTTCCGCATCGAGGAGATCCCGCTGGCCCCAGCCTTCGAGCGCGTCTACAACCGCGCGGCCCTGCTG TGGGCCGAGGCCCTGGGCGTGTTCCAGCAGGCCGCCGACTGGATTGGCCTGGAGTCCCGCAAGTCCCTGTGGGGCCAGTTCTGGTCGGCCCACCAGCGCTTCTTCAAGTATCTCTGTGTGGCCGCCAAAGTGCACCGGCTGGTGGAGCTGGCCCGGGAGGAGCTGGCCCGGGACAAG tGTGTGGTCATCGGGCTGCAGTCCACGGGTGAGGCTCGGACCCGGGAGGTGCTGGACCAGAAGGACGGGCAGCTCGATTGCTTTGTCTCCGCCGCTGA GGGTGTCTTTTTGTCACTAATTCAGAAGCACTTTCCTTCAACCAAAAGAAAGCGAGAGAGAGGAGTCGGCAGTAAGAGAAAAC GGCGGCCACGGGGCCGTGGGGCCAAGGCGCCCAGGCTGGTGTGCGAGGTGGCAGGCGTGATCCGGATCAGTGACGACAGCAGCACCGAGTCAGATGCCGGCCTGGACAGTGACTTCCACTCCTCCCCTGAGTCCGTGCTGGATGACGACGTAGTCATTCTGGACGCCATCGGGCTGCCGGCCGATGACCGCG GGCCCCTGTGCCCCCTGCAGCGAGACCCACACGGCCCCGGTGTCCTGGAGCGTGTGGAGCGGCTAAGGCAGGACCTCCTGGCCAAGGTGCGGGCGCTGGGCCGGGAGCTGCCCGTCAACACTCTGGACGAGCTCATCGACCAGCTTGGGGGCCCCGAGCACGTGGCTGAG atgaCTGGCAGGAAGGGCCGTGTGGTGTCCAGGCCCGACGGGACAGTGGCCTTTGAGTCTCGGGCAGAGCAAGGCCTCTCCATCGACCACGTGAACCTCAGGGAGAAGGAGCGCTTCATGagtggggagaag CTCGTGGCCATCATCTCCGAGGCCTCCAGCTCTGGCATCTCCCTCCAAGCGGACCGCCGCGTCCAGAACCAGCGACGCCGGGTGCACATGACACTGGAGCTGCCCTGGAGCGCGGACCGGGCCATCCAGCAGTTCG GCCGGACCCACAGGTCCAACCAGGTCTCTGCCCCCGAGTACGTCTTCCTCATCTCCGCGCTGGCCGGGGAGCGAAGGTTCGCCTCCATCGTCGCCAAGCGGCTGGAGAGCCTG GGGGCTCTGACCCATGGGGACCGCCGCGCCACTGAGTCCCGTGACCTGAGCAAGTACAACTTTGAGAACAAG TACGGCGCCCGGGCCCTCAGCTGCGTCCTCACCACCATCCTGAGCCAGACTGAGAACAAGGTGCCGCTGCCCCAGGGCTACCCCGGAGGAGATGCCGCCTTTTTCCGGG ATATGAAGCAGGGCCTGCTGTCGGTTGGCATTGGTGGGCGTGAGTCCCGGTCTGGCTGTCTGGATGTGGAGAAGG actgtTCCATCACCAAGTTCCTGAACCGCATCCTGGGGCTAGAGGTGCACAAGCAGAACGCGCTGTTCCAGTATTTCTCCGACACCTTCGACCACCTCATCGATGTGGACAAGAAGGAGGGCAAATACGACATGGGCATCCTGG ACCTGGCTCCAGGCGTCGATGAGATCTATGAGGAGAGCCAGCAGGTGTTCCTTGCCCCTGGGCACCCACAGGATGGGCAGGTGGTCTTCTATAAG ATCAGCGTGGACCGCGGCCTGAAATGGGACGAGGCTTACGCCAAGTCCCTGGAGCTGACGGGCCCCCACGACGGCTTCTACCTCTCCTACAAG GTCCGGGACAACAAGCCCAGCTGCCTCCTGGCGGAGCAGAACCGCGGCAAGCACTTCACGGTGTACAAGCCTAACGTGGGCCGGCAGAGCCAGCTGGAGACCTTCGACAGCCTGTGCCGGAAGTTCCACTGG GTGACAGCGGAGGAGGCCAGGGAGCACTGGGAGAACAGCTACGCCTTCTCGCTGACGCACTGCAGCCACACCGCATG GAACCGGCACTGCCGGCTGGTGCAGGAGGGCAAGGACTGCGTGCAGGGCCTGCGGCTGCGGCACCACTACATGCTGTGCGGGGCCCTGCTGCGCGTGTGGGGCCGCATCGCCGCCGTCATGGCCGACGTCACCAGCAGCAGCTACCTGCAGATCGTGCGCCTCAAGACCAAGGACCAGAAGAAGCAAGTCG GCATCAAGATCCCCGAGGGCTGCGTGCGCCGCGTGCTGCAGGAGCTACAGCTCATGGACGACGACGTCAAGCGCAAGCACGCGCGGGGCCGGGGCCTCCCCGCGCCACCGCCGCCGCCCGCCCTGCGCCCACTCGAGCTGCCTTGCGGCCCCGGCGAGGTCCTGGACCTCACCTACAGCCCGCCGGCCCAGGCCTTCCCGCAGCCCCCGCCCTTTGCCTTCCCGCCCCCCGACCCCGTGCCGGTCCCCGGCGGCCTGCCCCTGGGCGCCCCGGACTCCGCAGCCGACGCCGCCGCCGCGGCCTTGGCACACCAGCGCCGTGACATCAACTTCAAGGAGGTGCTGGAGGACATGCTGCGCTCCTTCAACGCCGGGCCTGGCGCCGGGGCGGCCGGAGCGCCCGCGGGGAGCGGGGGGCCCGAGCGGCAGAGCGTCATCCAGTTCGGGCCCCCCTTTCCCAGCTCGTAG
- the GPX4 gene encoding phospholipid hydroperoxide glutathione peroxidase isoform X2 produces MNLSRLCRLLKPALLCGAVAAPGLAGTMCASRDDWRCAQSMHEFSAKDIDGHMVNLDKYRGFVCIVTNVASQUGKTEVNYTQLVDLHARYAECGLRILAFPCNQFGRQEPGSNAEIKEFAAGYNVKFDMFSKICVNGDDAHPLWKWMKVQPKGRGILGNAIKWNFTKFLIDKNGCVVKRYGPMEEPLVIEKDLPCYL; encoded by the exons ATGAACCTCAGCCGCCTGTGCCGCCTGCTGAAGCCGGCGCTGCTGTGCGGAGCCGTGGCCGCACCCGGCCTGGCCGGCACCATG TGTGCCTCCCGAGACGACTGGCGCTGTGCTCAGTCCATGCACGAGTTCTCAGCCAAGGACATCGATGGACACATGGTTAACCTGGACAAGTACCG GGGCTTCGTGTGCATAGTCACCAACGTGGCCTCGCAATGAGGCAAAACGGAGGTAAACTATACTCAGCTTGTCGACCTGCACGCCAGATACGCTGAGTGTGGTTTACGGATCCTGGCCTTCCCTTGCAACCAGTTCGGGAGGCAG GAACCAGGGAGTAACGCGGAGATCAAGGAGTTCGCTGCTGGCTATAATGTCAAGTTCGATATGTTCAGCAAGATCTGTGTGAACGGGGATGACGCCCACCCACTGTGGAAGTGGATGAAAGTCCAGCCCAAGGGGAGGGGCATCTTGGGAAA TGCCATCAAATGGAACTTCACCAAG TTCCTCATTGACAAGAATGGCTGCGTGGTGAAGCGGTACGGTCCCATGGAAGAGCCCCTG GTGATCGAGAAGGACTTGCCCTGCTACCTCTAG
- the GPX4 gene encoding phospholipid hydroperoxide glutathione peroxidase isoform X1 — protein sequence MGRTAAGSPGRRGRRRRLPGRRRRRVPPRRKAGACGRKRARPRRKGPRLERAGQAALATCDSGCSADSRDPCASRDDWRCAQSMHEFSAKDIDGHMVNLDKYRGFVCIVTNVASQUGKTEVNYTQLVDLHARYAECGLRILAFPCNQFGRQEPGSNAEIKEFAAGYNVKFDMFSKICVNGDDAHPLWKWMKVQPKGRGILGNAIKWNFTKFLIDKNGCVVKRYGPMEEPLVIEKDLPCYL from the exons ATGGGCCGCACAGCCGCCGGCTCCCCGGGTCGCCGCGGGCGGCGGCGCCGGTTGCCGGGCAGGCGGCGGCGCCGGGTCCCCCCGCGGCGGAAGGCTGGGGCTTGCGGGCGCAAGAGGGCGCGCCCCCGACGGAAGGGGCCGCGTCTAGAGAGAGCGGGGCAGGCGGCGCTCGCGACCTGTGATAGCGGCTGTAGCGCCGATTCCCGGGATCCG TGTGCCTCCCGAGACGACTGGCGCTGTGCTCAGTCCATGCACGAGTTCTCAGCCAAGGACATCGATGGACACATGGTTAACCTGGACAAGTACCG GGGCTTCGTGTGCATAGTCACCAACGTGGCCTCGCAATGAGGCAAAACGGAGGTAAACTATACTCAGCTTGTCGACCTGCACGCCAGATACGCTGAGTGTGGTTTACGGATCCTGGCCTTCCCTTGCAACCAGTTCGGGAGGCAG GAACCAGGGAGTAACGCGGAGATCAAGGAGTTCGCTGCTGGCTATAATGTCAAGTTCGATATGTTCAGCAAGATCTGTGTGAACGGGGATGACGCCCACCCACTGTGGAAGTGGATGAAAGTCCAGCCCAAGGGGAGGGGCATCTTGGGAAA TGCCATCAAATGGAACTTCACCAAG TTCCTCATTGACAAGAATGGCTGCGTGGTGAAGCGGTACGGTCCCATGGAAGAGCCCCTG GTGATCGAGAAGGACTTGCCCTGCTACCTCTAG